AGGTGAGGCTGCATGCAAAGTTACCTTTACTGACTTGAAGGGTGACTTGACTGATGGGTTTGAGTGGTGGACTGGCATAGGGTAGTATCACAGTTTTGGACGGCAGGATCTTGACTCAGAGCACACTTAAGAGGAAGCAGGAGAGAAGCGTGCCACAGGAGGCTGCTGAATCTCTCTGGAAAGGAATTTGTGCACTTCAGCTTGCGCTTGGGTCGTCCAAAACAAGCAGGACGAAATGGCCTCTGTCGGAGGGTGGGGCTATTTCATGGGGCGCTAGTGTTCGGGGGTTGCCCATCTGAGAGGGTGAAGCAGTTTTCATACTCTATGCTTTCCTCGGGAAGGGTTTAGGAGTGTTCTTCTTGTTCCACCCATCAATATGGTGCACGCCTGGGATCCGGTAGGGTGAGTTTATGGAGGGAAGGTCTGGAGGCTCCTTGATCTTTTTTGCAACCTGTTTACAGACGCTTGCAAAGTGACCGGTTTTGTGACAATAACTGCAAGTTTCGTGGTATATCACGGGAAAGTTGCTCCTTGCTGCCACAAAAGGAAGAGGATCTGCCTGGAGGTTTTCTTATTAATTTAGGTGCTGTCGTGAAAGTGGTAGAGCGAACCTGTTCTTCCGTAGTAGAATTTGCAAAAAGCTGGTTCGTATGTTGCGCCGTTCCAAACGATAGGGCTTGAGCCATCAcgaaaaccaatgaaaaagagGGTTCCTCTGGCATCCGTTGCCCATCTCTGTAAAATATGTCTTGGCAAAAACTGCCGAAGGATTCGTTGAGGCCAAAGAGAAATTTATCCCTCataaataggccatttccgagttcccctcagtctctctttcaaagcgagtctgaGTGCGAAGcttttgttatgataattagtttcaatttcaatatgaatgagaactgattttcataacgaGCAGTTCGTACTTAGCCTcactttgaaatggaggctgaggtgaacaCGGCCTATTCGCCTGTGTTTACTTCAAAAGAACAGCGCCCGGCGGCAGTGCATACAGCGGTTTCCCACGTTGAATTGGAGGTTTGGTCTGCTTGTGACATTTTGGCCCAGAAATGGTATCGGTCTTGCATCAAAGTATTTGCACCAACATAATGCTATTTTGAAGCCAAAGCCAGGGTTTTCCAGCGTCCTCATTTGGTACTTTTGAAGTGATTGCGTCGCTTAAAGTGTTTCATTCAGTTGCAGGAATTGCGCTCCGAAGTACTGCTAATTCGAAGGGCCTTTTCAGGGCGATGTAATGGTCCGCGGTTTCTGTGAGCCTGTTTTTTGAGGAGTTTCTGTAGCCCTCGAGTAGACAGTAATCATAAAATCTGGTTTCCCAGTGGCGGTAGCGGTCACAGTTTGATCGTAAAGCTTGTGGATTGGTTTGTCGTGCTTCCGTATGGCGTGATCGTGAAATGGTGATCGACGTTTGATATGTTGCTGAAGGAGCTATTACATGCTGCAGTGCTGCTAATGAGAACTTGTAGGCTGGATTTTATCCTATTTCTGATACCATGTTATTCTATGAACTATTtagaataaataataataataataatacaatacTTTACTTATATAGCGCTAGTAACATTATAATGTCCAAGAGCGCtttacaagttaaaaaaaaataaaataaaataagtgataataatagcaataataatggATAGGCTCATGTATACACGGGCAACTATGCtacagtaatattttttttattcccagCCCCGAGCATTCGTTCATACGGGAACTATAGAACATCAATCATGTGCGAGTAACGCAACAACAACGTGACAGTGCAAGACTCTTCAAGCACGTCGAACAATCAACAGGATTGTTCGTTGTTTGGCAAAGCGGATGAACGAAAAAATTTCCCCCTTCACTATTAAGTTCCAACCCGACAAGGCCAATCTTGCCTAAATGAAACAACAACTTCGGCAGCAGGCAGGCTTACTAGAAGTCATCGAAGTTGGCGTAAAACCAACCTGAAGTACGATCATGATGAACTTAAGCAGGAGCGTGAAGAACGTCACATGGTCAGACGACCAATTGTGATTGACCCAACGCTCGTTAGAGCGGCTCTGTCAGCGGACATGTAGGTTTTTTTTAGGCAAGGAACCTTCAGATAATTTGAAATTCTCATCGTCGACTTCCTATAGTTATTTGATACCAAAGTGAACAGTCTTGAATGTATAACCAAAAAGGCTGAACAGCTCTTCCTCTGGTATTCTGATGGAACGGAGAAAATGGCAAATGCAATGTGTTTGAACAAGTATGACACCTAGGAGGAAAATCTGCTACAACTCGTCTCTTCTGTTAATGAGTACCCTGGAGAAATAGAAGCCATTGTAATGAATTGTGAGTTTGAGCAGGAATTATACAGTATCCTACATCGTGGTGTACAAATGTGAGAACCATGCGATATAATTTCATTCTCTCTTACACATTCAGAGTTGACAAACTGtgttttacaataattgttatctTTGAATTCTTACAATTTTCATAAGGTAGATAATCCTTAGTACTTGTTTTTATACATCGTACGTAACTTAACGGTGGAACTTAGCATGGTTTATGAAGGTAATTTCTGTTGTCGGCatcaagtaaaattaatgaaacaattttgaaaacctcAGAACTGATATACAAAGTCGATGTTACCATGTAATACTTTACCTCAACTGGTAGACCCATTCCATTACCTAGGGGTGGTTCATCGATAGCACAGTAACAAATTCAAGAACGTTCTTAAGGGTAACCATGCACCCCTCGTCCACTTGACACCGCTCCGACATGTTTGACGAACCGTGCACAAACATCAGTTTCATAAGAGCGGCTGTGAGAGCCTTCTTCTGAGAATTGTTCTCTCAGCAGGAACAAGCGCTTCCTGACAGATAACTTGGCCGTGTCCCTTGACTGAAATGGCCTTAAAAGATAGAGGATGTAGAatactttctttcaaacataGGTATTCCTAAGGTGTCCTTGTCTCGCTCTGAGACCCAAGATGACTATTGTTGGGACTTGCCTGTGAAAACACCCTCTAGAGTTTCCTCTAGTACATATGAGGGCAATAGTTCATTTTGTAGAAGTTAAATGCACACCATTTGTCCAACAAAAACGAAATCCTCAACCAATTGTTCTTGGAGTCCATTGTCAAAATTCTTGAGCTTAACATTCCGATTACAAAGACGTAACCACTGTTTCCTAGGCCCAACACTGTCAACACCAACTTCAATGCAGACTTGGATCTCAAAAGTGACCCTTGGATCAGTCACATCTGAAAATTCCTCAAAAGCGGTTTCCTTAATGTTATACATACCGACAGTTATGAACTTGGTCTCTCCTTCAAGAGCCAAAACGAGATGACTGACCTCTTGTGGCCTTCCAGTGACGATTTATTAAATATCTCATCATTGAAGGGGCTAAGGAACCAACTGAAGTTGAGAGTGATGGTGGGGGCACTTATGACTCAGCTGGTGTAGTCAGTGCTATTGTAAGCGCTGAGGTGCTGATTGACGTGGATAGTACTTGTGAGGGTCCAAATCATAATTCTCTTCTGACGTGTTCATCCATCACAAACTGGAAATCTTTCTTACGTCTAATGTACAGCGATCGTTGACctgcaagtttttttttactttttcataatttcaaagCAGCATTCAGTTCCTTTACTCAAACGCAGGATAGATATTTTCTTCTGAACGACTTTAACAAATTCAAAGTCGTTCGGTCATGCAACACTTGTCTTTGAGAGGTGACATTCAGTTTTCCCTGATGGTGACCTCAATATCTCATGGTGTGGATGGAGTTGCCGCGTATCATGTTTTTTGTCGTGTGAACCGTAAGAAGGTGATTTTCATTCAGCTGGCagtgtttctctttttaaagAATTCTAAAGCTTTCGAAACTGCTGAAGCTAAAAAACATGAAGGATAAAAGGTTTGTTTCCCACGATAATACGGTCGAGGAATATATGGAAGTCTCGAAAACAAGACCACGATAGAGAAAACGAAACGAGATGTGAAGTGGATGGAAATGTTTTTGAGAAACGAAAAGGGCGAAGAGCGAGAGGTGCAAAACGTAGAGCGCCTCATTCCGTTCTGTAAAGACGGAGAGGATTATAAGACTTAGAAATAATATCTTGCATTCTTTGCTTGCTTCAATGGCAGAAATTTAAGGTTATGACATGATCTTTGTATGAGTTTTTGACTTGAAGTCGCGTAACAGAGTTTTGTCTTGATTTGTCATTAAAGGTTTCTCTTGATTTGTCattaaaggtaaaggtaaaggtatTAAAGACGATAAACAAGAATATTAACCTcattatttatataataaacacaatactACATGGAGAGTGCTTTGTACAGTATTTACGCActcgttgtttttgtttcagaaatcGAACGAGACAGCGCAGCGAACGACTTCGATTTTTGATACAAAAACAAGTGCATAAATACCTTACGCCCGCACTTTCCGTGAAGTATTCTTTATGCATGAAAATTTTTACTTCGAATGTAACAGTTTTGAATCCGCCATTGTTCTCGGAACAAACTTAGGTTAGTATTGTCTCTCTGTTTGAAACACTGGAACTAGCACCTATTGAAAGGAAGGTGGGATCTGAATAAGGGGAAAACATGATAAAAGAAACTTGAACATTTTCCGACATCGATGTTATGATATCGGTTCAAACAACTTGGTCCACAACTCCATCCCGTAAAAGAGAAAACGGTCACAATGggaaaattatttcaagccATAtgtagcaaaacaaaaaagtgaaaaaaaaatcaagaagccACATGTTCTCATCATTTTTGTTAATCtttatttaagttttaatCTCGTGGGACAGGAATGTTGACTGAGCTACTATCTTGGAACGTTGCCTTTACTAGCATCAAATAGTATCAATTTGGCAACCTGTGCTCTCATCTTGAAAGGAGCTTGCTTTGGGTGAGGAATAAAGaaagcaactgaaaaaaaaaatagaaaccaAAAGTAAGAAGCAGAGAAACATTACGCACATAACCGAAGAGCAGAATGATCCTATACATTACCTTAATTAACAGCCATAGAGCTCCACCCTCATACTTATGTGATCACTCCAAGCAATTGGTTGAAAACGGATGTAACGAGCCCTAATTGGGGGATTAAGATTATGCCTAACGATGCTGTCTCCGTCAAAGTTTCCGGTAAATACCTGAGTtgccaaaaatgaacaaaaaaaattatttcacctGACAAATCGTATAGATTACGATTACACATAGCCCAGTCATATCCGATATCCATGGAGTGTCAGTCAGAGAGAACTATTTTGGCCTTGCTGGCAATTTTAAGACTGACTTTGTTGACCTAACCATGTACTTTTCATATGAATGAgtaaaaaatcattttatatcCTTGTTAAATGAAATACAGAATTTTAAACGAGATGCATTAGCTAGACTGTGTGACTAGTGCTACTTTTGCGCCGTTCTTGCTTTCGATTTGGCTCGATCCATCCCTTCCGACACTCACCTATACGCCCATCAATCCGTCCTATTACCCCATGCCATTCCCTACCATGCACCTATTCATCCATCATACATATGTGTGCTTTTAAGTTAAGCCAATGAGATGAAGCAATCCTTCTTCAAACCTTAACCCCACTTCCTTTCTAGTTTATATCTGCctgtcaatttttgtttcaccttAGTTGTGTTTTGTCCCTCGTCTTGATAATATTCAAAGTTGACATCATTGTTGCTGTACTGTAGCTTGTACTTGGTTATCCACTGGTTGTAAATTCCGCTGTTTCTTCCTTGCGTTGCTACACTTGTGACGAATGATTCTTCCTTTAGCAGCTCAACCTGTAGCCATTGGTGTTGATCGTTTACCAGAGCAGACCATGACCCTGCTTTCCTTGAACTACCGCTGACAACCGCTTGAAAGTTAAGTCTTCCTTGATGGGCAGCATGAATCGCGTCAAATTCTGAAGAGGCCGTTATTTGTTTATCCAATATTTCATTACTCTCCATGCCCAAGGCCCTGTTGCATCCTAGCGACTCAAAAGATACACGCATGATTTCAAAAGTGACTTGTGTTCTTCAACGCCTCATCAccaaaagtaaaaattatAGTATAGAGGGAACTTACATAGTCCAGGTTTATCAAAAATTGGATAAAAATGGTGCAAATTACTGTGGCTGAGAAATTCTCTTTCCTAATCTGAATATCTTTATCTCTGAGGCTCAATGACAGGGCGatttaattttatattctttccttttttctagAAGACATGGTGTCAAGAGGGATAGGACGAATAACGAAAGAGCCTCATTCCTTTATCAATGTTTACTCGCTCATGCAAATACTTACTCACCAACACATTCATAGTCATTTTTATCGTACAGAGGGCGGCATCTATCATCTGAGCTTTTGCAGGGTAAACTTTCGCATGGGCTCTGAAGCAAATTCATAGTTGTTGATTAAAAATTCAGATAGTTGTTAGTTCAATTGAGAGCAGACTAAATGATGCAAAGTTTTGAAGCAAAACATCAAAGCAGTCAAGAGATTATTCTTTTATGGGGAAAAACGCAAAGGTGTAACAGAATCTGACTTAAAGTGActtttcttcttattattatatcTTTCATCCTCATTGGCCTCAACCAATGTTTTTAGTTCCAAGAAATTGCAGTTGTGGAAAGAGAAATTAGGCTACTCGTggctttgaagaaaaataattccGAGATTCCTAGTTCATTCATCACGTCAATCATACCGGTAGAAATCGTCCTTTGGAATTTGTCAATTTGTTCGCATCAGTCTTTCTTTGTCACGGAAGACAGTCTTTTCCAACAATACGTGGGAAGTTCAAGCAGAAACAGTAAGTCTGTATACTTAGATGACGCCAGCACCTTATCGATAAAATCTCAATTTTTTCTCCTATTGAAACATCAGCAGATGCTCTAAAGCGCAGGCACGGGTCACAGGTAACGCGTCACGGCAAACTTTGCTGCCAGCTGTTCGTAATACGTTAAAACGCGGATAGGTTTCCACTCCTGAAAGTTTGTTCGTGTATGGGTTCGTTTACGGTATCAAAGGTAAGGCAGTGTTGATAAATTAGACAAAATTAAGGGAAATACAAGATAATTACTTTCGTATTTATGATTAACACCGATGCAGATTGAACTGGAGTTCGTCAATTGATAGTATGAAAAAGATTGACCGGCAGTCATGCTTTCTATTATGCGCAACTGTTATGCAAGTAAGTACATCGAAACAACACTCTCTTCCTTTTACAAAAATGACTATAGAAAATAACTTTGCAACAGTTAATGCCAACTGAAATAGAAAACACCTCACAGCTTCATTTCACTCAGAAACTAAATGTCCGAAGTCTGGATCATCTCTTTAAAGCACAGCATAAAAGTCTGAAACGCCCTTAGAAACTTCAGGCAAATTAACTTATTTCGTGTTCAATTCCTAAAGGTTTTAACATAAGAAAGTCGTAACAAAATCCATAAATCGCACTGGTTGTGCAGTTACCGAGTTGCTCTCATCAGGACTGCCCTCCGTACTGTCTCACAATCTGTGCCACTATCATTGGAAGCAGATCTTGCTAGAACCGAACT
The DNA window shown above is from Acropora palmata chromosome 7, jaAcrPala1.3, whole genome shotgun sequence and carries:
- the LOC141886503 gene encoding uncharacterized protein LOC141886503 isoform X2 is translated as MRMQPMIKVLFICVGFGTCVKLIQQQAMIKRSEFQSVSSGIFKAFFNHSLQAFLVLTEISSPGNVECALACLRNETCLSFNFAIVPHPISKLYTCQLLPIDKYWNPDRLALSQQFHHYAIPSPCESLPCKSSDDRCRPLYDKNDYECVGCNRALGMESNEILDKQITASSEFDAIHAAHQGRLNFQAVVSGSSRKAGSWSALVNDQHQWLQVELLKEESFVTSVATQGRNSGIYNQWITKYKLQYSNNDVNFEYYQDEGQNTTKLLSLFLTQSKLLSR
- the LOC141886503 gene encoding EGF-like repeat and discoidin I-like domain-containing protein 3 isoform X1, with translation MRMQPMIKVLFICVGFGTCVKLIQQQAMIKRSEFQSVSSGIFKAFFNHSLQAFLVLTEISSPGNVECALACLRNETCLSFNFAIVPHPISKLYTCQLLPIDKYWNPDRLALSQQFHHYAIPSPCESLPCKSSDDRCRPLYDKNDYECVGCNRALGMESNEILDKQITASSEFDAIHAAHQGRLNFQAVVSGSSRKAGSWSALVNDQHQWLQVELLKEESFVTSVATQGRNSGIYNQWITKYKLQYSNNDVNFEYYQDEGQNTTKVFTGNFDGDSIVRHNLNPPIRARYIRFQPIAWSDHISMRVELYGC
- the LOC141886503 gene encoding EGF-like repeat and discoidin I-like domain-containing protein 3 isoform X3 translates to MRMQPMIKVLFICVGFGTCVKLIQQQAMSPCESLPCKSSDDRCRPLYDKNDYECVGCNRALGMESNEILDKQITASSEFDAIHAAHQGRLNFQAVVSGSSRKAGSWSALVNDQHQWLQVELLKEESFVTSVATQGRNSGIYNQWITKYKLQYSNNDVNFEYYQDEGQNTTKVFTGNFDGDSIVRHNLNPPIRARYIRFQPIAWSDHISMRVELYGC